In one Synchiropus splendidus isolate RoL2022-P1 unplaced genomic scaffold, RoL_Sspl_1.0 HiC_scaffold_37, whole genome shotgun sequence genomic region, the following are encoded:
- the LOC128751788 gene encoding monocyte to macrophage differentiation factor 2-like isoform X2, translated as MSLVRFMNSRVPPNKRYQPTEYEHAANCATHALWIIPSLLGSWLLLFHSGDQWQRVSAWIYGAGLSSLFIVSTMFHTVAWKKSHLRSVEHCFHMCDRMVIYFFIAASYAPWLNLRELGPWAGHMRWLVWVMASCGTTYVFFFHERFKLVELICYTVMGVFPAPVLLSMPEQSGLYELLLGGASYCLGIVFFKSDGIVPFAHAIWHLFVATGAAVHYYAIWKYLYVGPANQVQTSR; from the exons ATGAGTCTCGTCAG gtTCATGAACAGCCGAGTTCCTCCCAACAAGAGATACCAGCCCACGGAGTACGAGCATGCGGCCAACTGTGCCACGCACGCG CTGTGGATAATCCCCAGTCTGCTGGGCAGCTGGCTGCTTCTCTTCCACTCGGGCGACCAGTGGCAGCGGGTGTCGGCCTGGATCTATGGCGCCGGACTGAGCTCGCTCTTCATCGTCTCCACCATGTTCCACACCGTGGCCTGGAAGAAGAGCCACCTGAG gtcgGTGGAGCACTGCTTCCACATGTGCGACCGCATGGTCATCTACTTCTTCATCGCCGCCTCCTACGCCCCCTG GCTGAACCTGCGCGAGCTCGGACCCTGGGCCGGTCACATGCGCTGGCTGGTCTGGGTCATGGCCTCCTGCGGAACCACCtacgtcttcttcttccacGAGCG ATTCAAGCTGGTGGAGCTGATCTGCTACACGGTGATGGGCGTCTTCCCAGCTCCGGTGCTGCTCTCCATG CCGGAGCAGTCGGGTTTGTACGAGCTCCTGCTCGGCGGCGCCTCCTACTGCCTGGGCATCGTCTTCTTCAAGAGCGACGGCATCGTGCCGTTCGCGCACGCCATCTGGCACCTGTTCGTGGCCACGGGAGCCGCCGTGCACTACTACGCCATCTGGAAGTATCTGTACGTGGGGCCGGCCAATCAGGTGCAGACCTCCAGATGA
- the LOC128751788 gene encoding monocyte to macrophage differentiation factor 2-like isoform X1, producing MVSISPSIIFTTTTTTIIIIIIIIIIISKAIRFMNSRVPPNKRYQPTEYEHAANCATHALWIIPSLLGSWLLLFHSGDQWQRVSAWIYGAGLSSLFIVSTMFHTVAWKKSHLRSVEHCFHMCDRMVIYFFIAASYAPWLNLRELGPWAGHMRWLVWVMASCGTTYVFFFHERFKLVELICYTVMGVFPAPVLLSMPEQSGLYELLLGGASYCLGIVFFKSDGIVPFAHAIWHLFVATGAAVHYYAIWKYLYVGPANQVQTSR from the exons ATGGTCTCGATCAGTCcgtccatcatcttcaccaccaccaccaccaccatcatcatcatcatcatcatcatcatcatcatcagtaaaGCCATTCG gtTCATGAACAGCCGAGTTCCTCCCAACAAGAGATACCAGCCCACGGAGTACGAGCATGCGGCCAACTGTGCCACGCACGCG CTGTGGATAATCCCCAGTCTGCTGGGCAGCTGGCTGCTTCTCTTCCACTCGGGCGACCAGTGGCAGCGGGTGTCGGCCTGGATCTATGGCGCCGGACTGAGCTCGCTCTTCATCGTCTCCACCATGTTCCACACCGTGGCCTGGAAGAAGAGCCACCTGAG gtcgGTGGAGCACTGCTTCCACATGTGCGACCGCATGGTCATCTACTTCTTCATCGCCGCCTCCTACGCCCCCTG GCTGAACCTGCGCGAGCTCGGACCCTGGGCCGGTCACATGCGCTGGCTGGTCTGGGTCATGGCCTCCTGCGGAACCACCtacgtcttcttcttccacGAGCG ATTCAAGCTGGTGGAGCTGATCTGCTACACGGTGATGGGCGTCTTCCCAGCTCCGGTGCTGCTCTCCATG CCGGAGCAGTCGGGTTTGTACGAGCTCCTGCTCGGCGGCGCCTCCTACTGCCTGGGCATCGTCTTCTTCAAGAGCGACGGCATCGTGCCGTTCGCGCACGCCATCTGGCACCTGTTCGTGGCCACGGGAGCCGCCGTGCACTACTACGCCATCTGGAAGTATCTGTACGTGGGGCCGGCCAATCAGGTGCAGACCTCCAGATGA
- the LOC128751777 gene encoding uncharacterized protein LOC128751777: protein MRAARKWLGLVPTAGGRGGEVRRPRSLAHTHKHARSWSGSPAEPASSWQCLSASGGRSPDAASLSRADSSRQQIKGLRHFTLRSVFSWGLTSLTSACLTSTCLTSTCLTSTCLTSISLSSICLTSACLTSTCPPVSPPLVHQSHLRLSHLHLSHLHLSHLRLSHLHLPHLRQSQFHLSHLHLSHLRLSHLHLSHLRLSHLHLPHLRQSQFHLSHLRLSHIHFSTSLTSTCPSVSPPPVSPPPVSPPPGSPPPVSPSPVSPPPVSPPSVSPPPVSPPSVSPPPVSPPPVSPPPVSPPPVSPPPVSPPPVSPPSGSPPPVSPPSVSVPSVSPPSVSPPPVSPPPVSPPLVSPPSVSPPSVSPPPVSPPSVSPPSVSPPPVSPPLVHLSHLHQSHLRQSHLRLSHLHLPHLHQSHLHLSQPHQSHLHLSHLHLPHLHQSHLHLSHLHLSHLHQSHLRQSHLRLSHLHLPHLHQSHLHLSHLRQSHLRQSHLHLSTCLTSISLTSASLTSTCPPVSPPSVSPPPVSPPPVSPPPASV, encoded by the exons ATGAGAGCCGCCAGGAAGTGGCTGGGTTTGGTCCCTACAGCGGGTGGGAGGGGTGGAGAGGTGAGAAGACCCCgctcgctcgcacacacacacaaacacgcgcgCAGCTGGTCCGGGTCTCCAGCAGAACCTGCTTCCTCCTGGCAGTGTCTGTCTGCCTCGGGGGGGCGGAGCCCAGATGCGGCCTCACTCTCCAGAGCTGACAGCAGCCGGCAACAGATCAAAGGACTGAGGCACTTCACACTGAGGTCTGTCTTCTCCTGGGGTTTGACCAGTCTCACCTCCGcctgtctcacctccacctgtctcacctccacctgtctcacctccacctgcctcacctccatcagtctcagTTCCATCTGTCTCACCTCCGCCTGTCTCACATCCACTTGTCCACCAGTCTCACCTCCACTTGTCCATCAGTCTCACCTCCGcctgtctcacctccacctgtctcacctccacctgtctcacctccgcctgtctcacctccacctgccTCACCTCCGTCAGTCTCAGTTCCATctgtctcacctccacctgtctcacctccgcctgtctcacctccacctgtctcacctccgcctgtctcacctccacctgccTCACCTCCGTCAGTCTCAGTTCCATCTGTCTCACCTCCGCCTGTCTCACATCCACTTCTCCACCAGTCTCACCTCCACTTGTCCATCAGTCTCACCTCCGCCTGTCTCACCTCCGcctgtctcacctccacctgGCTCACCTCCGCCAGTCTCACCCTCACCAGTCTCACCTCCGCCAGTCTCACCTCCGTCAgtctcacctccacctgtctcacctccatcagtctcacCTCCGCCAgtctcacctccacctgtctcacctccgccagtctcacctccacctgtctcacctccaccAGTTTCACCTCCGCCTGTCTCACCTCCGTCAGGCTCACCTCCGCCTGTCTCACCTCCGTCAGTCTCAGTTCCATCTGtctcacctccatcagtctcacctccacctgtctcacctccGCCAGTCTCACCTCCACTTGtctcacctccatcagtctcacctccatctgtctcacctccacctgtctcacctccatcagtctcacctccatcagtctcacCTCCGCCAGTCTCACCTCCACTTGtccacctgtctcacctccatcagtctcacCTCCGCCAGTCTCACCTCCGCCTGTCTCACCTCCATCTGCCTCACCTCCACCAGTCTCACCTCCATTTGTCTCAGCCCCACCAgtctcacctccacctgtctcacctccatCTGCCTCACCTCCACCAGTCTCACCTCCATTtgtctcacctccacctgtctcacctccatcagtctcacCTCCGCCAGTCTCACCTCCGCCTGTCTCACCTCCATCTGCCTCACCTCCACCAGTCTCACCTCCATTTGTCTCACCTCCGCCAGTCTCACCTCCGCCAGTCTCACCTCCACTTGtccacctgtctcacctccatcagtctcacCTCCGCCAGTCTCACCTCCACTTGtccacctgtctcacctccGTCAGTCTCACCTCCGCCTGTCTCACCTCCGC ctgtctcacctccacctgcctcagtgtga